The sequence ACAATTAAAAAAGCAGCCTAGGCTGCTTTTTTTGATCTTGGTGTATTCCTTTATTCCTACTTATTAGCCAGTTTGGCGATATTACGTAATCTCTGCTTTATTTTGTCCGGCGCTATTTCTGCCAACATAGTTAAATTATCGGCCGTGGCTTGTGAAAGAGGCGGGCGAGAAGGAAGGTCTTTTTCTGCGACAAACAGCTGCTCACTTTTATAAAGCTCAGGGCTCACTTTTATTTCAATATTCACTAGGCGAGCAAATCCATGCTGGCGTAGTTGAGATAAAAGATAGAGGCGATCATAGTTGAGCTTCATCATGATAGAGGCATTTGCCACCTCTAAAACCAGTTGGCTATCTCGACAATTGGCGACTCGGCAATAACGTCTAATTTCTTTAGGTAGTAATTCTAAGACCGTATTATTGAGTTTATTGATGGCAGCAGCGTGCTCTTGGATAGCGCCTAGCTTGGTATTTTTAATAACCTCTTCGGTTAATGTAGGTCTATGGTCTCGCACAACTCAGCCTCTGAGAAGAATTTCAAGGCAATTTTATCATGTTTGAACCTCTGATTCGCTTTATCTTTACCCAGTTAACTGAAAAAAATAGAGGCTTGTTCAAACAAATTTAGTTTCTAATGGTCGGCAAGTTTAAAATTTCATACACTATAGCCCATTAAATCTAATTGAAAGCTTGAAATTGCTTGCTTCGAACTCAATATCACAGAGTACTCGCTGAATAGATATATAGCCGAATAAGTATTTTGGGTCATAACGATCCACAACATGAGAAACAATAACAATGATAACTAAGCTACTGACAAAGGTAATTGGCAGTCGAAACGAGCGTACTCTTCGCCGTCTTCGTAAGATCGTTAAAGAGATCAATAGTTACGAGCCTGATTATGACAAATTAAGTGACGAAGAATTAAAAGCTAAAACAGTTGAATTTCGTCAGCGTTTAGAGAAAGGTGAAACACTAGAGCAACTATTGCCTCATGCTTTTGCTACGGTACGTGAAGCCTCAAAACGTGTATATGGCATGCGTCACTTTGACGTGCAGTTAATCGGTGGCATGGTACTCAATGACAGCGAAATTGCAGAGATGCGCACAGGTGAAGGTAAAACTTTAACCGCAACACTTCCTGTTTACTTGAATGCTTTAACGGGTAAAGGCGTGCACGTCGTAACAGTGAACGACTACCTAGCGAGTCGTGATGCTGAAACTAACCGTCCACTATTTGAATTCTTAGGAATGACAGTGGGCGTGAACATTCCAAACATGGCGCCGCCAGCGAAGAAAGAAGCCTACAAAGCTGACGTTCTTTACGGAACTAACAACGAATTTGGTTTTGACTACCTACGTGACAACATGGCGTTCCGCGCTGAAGATCGCGTGCAACGTGAACGTTTCTTCGCAGTAGTGGATGAGGTGGATTCGATCTTAATCGATGAAGCGCGTACACCGCTTATCATCTCTGGCCCTGCGGAAGACAGCTCAGATCTTTATACTCGCATTAATGTGTTGATCCCTAATCTGCAAAAGCAAGATAAAGAAGATAGCGAAGATTACCGTGGTGATGGTCACTACACTTTAGATGAGAAATCTAAGCAAGTGTACTTGACTGAAACCGGTCAAGAATACGTTGAAGAATTGATGATTCAAAATGGCTTGATGGAAGAGGGCGATACTCTTTACTCTCCAGCCAATATCAGCCTATTGCATCACGTGAATGCTGCGCTACGTGCTCATGTACTGTTTGAGCGTAACGTTGACTATATCGTTAATGAAGAAGGCGAAGTGGTTATCGTTGATGAGCACACTGGCCGTACTATGCCAGGTCGTCGTTGGTCTGAAGGTCTTCACCAAGCGGTAGAAGCGAAAGAAGGCGTTAAGATTCAAAACGAAAACCAAACGCTGGCATCGATTACCTTCCAGAACTATTTCCGTCTGTACGACAAACTGTCGGGCATGACAGGTACTGCTGATACTGAAGCGTTTGAGTTCCAGTCTATCTATGGCCTAGAAACAGTGGTTATCCCAACCAACAAACCTATGATTCGTAACGATATGCCAGATGTGGTTTACCGTACTGAAGAAGATAAGTTTGCGGCAATTATCGAAGATATTAAAGATCGCGTAAATGCAGGTCAGCCATCTTTGGTGGGTACAATCTCTATCGAAAAATCAGAGTTGTTATCTAACGCGCTGAAAGAAGCCAAGATCAAGCACAACGTTCTAAACGCAAAATTCCACGAACATGAAGCTGAAATCGTAGCGGGCGCTGGTATGCCAGGTGCGGTAACTATCGCAACCAACATGGCCGGTCGTGGTACCGATATCGTGTTAGGTGGTAACTGGAAAGCGAAAGTTGAAGCGTTAGAAAACCCAACTGACGAGCAAGTAGCAGAGATCAAACAAGAATGGCGTAAGATCCACGATCAAGTTCTAGCATCAGGTGGTCTACACATTATTGGCACTGAGCGTCACGAATCTCGTCGTATCGATAACCAGCTACGTGGTCGTTCTGGTCGTCAGGGTGATGCAGGTTCTTCACGATTCTATCTTTCAATGGAAGATTCTCTACTGCGCATTTTCACTTCAGATCGTATGGCTGGCCTAATTCAGTCTGGTATGGATGAAGGTGAAGCGATTGAAAGTAAGATGCTTTCTCGCTCAATTGAAAAAGCACAACGTAAAGTGGAAGGTCGCAACTTCGATATTCGTAAACAGCTACTTGAATACGATGATGTTGCCAACGATCAACGTAAAGTGGTTTACGAGTTGCGTGATGAGTTGATGGAAGCTGATGATATCAGTGAAATGATCGAACATAACCGTGCTGACGTTGTTGAAAGCATCATTGACGAATACATTCCACCACAATCTATTGAAGAAATGTGGGACGTATCGGGTCTCGAGAAGCGCCTAAAAACTGAGTTTGAATTAGAGCTTCCTCTGCAAACTTGGCTAGACGAAGACGACAAGCTTTACGAAGAAGTGTTACGCGAGAAAATCCTAGCGGCAACAGTTGCAGTTTACAAAGAGAAAGAAGAAGCGGTGGGTGCATCTGTACTACGTAACTTCGAAAAATCGGTAATGCTGCAATCTCTTGATGGACTTTGGAAAGAGCACTTGGCGGCAATGGATCACCTGCGTCAAGGTATCCATTTACGTGGTTACGCTCAGAAGAACCCGAAACAGGAATACAAGCGTGAATCGTTTGAACTGTTTGAAGGCTTGCTAACAACGCTAAAATCAGACGTTATTTCTATTTTGAGTAAAGTGCGTGTTCAACAGCAAGAAGAAGTTGAGCGTATGGAACAACAGCGTCAAGCTCAAGCAGAAGCGGCGGCTCGTTTAGCAAAAGCTCAGCATCAAACCGCTGAAAACCAGCTTGCTGGCGATGAGCAACCTGCAGCTGCGGCACAAACTCCTGTACGTAACGAACACAAAGTGGGTCGTAACGAACCGTGTCCTTGTGGCTCAGGTAAAAAGTACAAACAGTGTCATGGTAAAATTGCTTAGTTATTCACTTTGTGAGTAATGGAATAAAATAAAAAGAGTCGCTGATGCGGCTCTTTTTTTACGTATAGAGAGGAATGAATGAAAAGAGTTCATATTGTTGCTGGCATCATCTTCAACCCCGAAAAGAAACAAATCTATATAACAAAGCGCCCAGATCATGCACATAAAGGTGGTTTTTGGGAGTTTCCTGGTGGCAAGGTTGAACAGAATGAATCTGCGGCCGATGCTATTGAAAGAGAGTTGTTTGAAGAGATAGGAATTTGCCAGTTAGACAGTGAAGTGTTTCAGCATTTTGACTTTGATTACAGTGATAAAGCGCTGAGCTTTGATTTTTTTGTGGTGCATAGTTTTCAAGGCACGCCTTTTGGTAAAGAAGGACAACAAGGGCAGTGGGTTAACGTCGCTGATTTAGCCAATTACGCTTTTCCTGAAGCGAATATTCCGGTGGTAAAATCAGTGATACAGCACTTTTAAAGCTATCTGTGAATTGGCTGGATTCTAAACTGTGATTCAGATACATTAAGTCATGCCAACTTTATAATGGAGACTAACGTAGTGGTGCGAATAGCAGTTGCCGGAGCGGCAGGCCGTATGGGTCGTAATTTAGTTAAAGCAACAAACATCATGGAACAAGCAACTCTTGGCGCAGCCAATGAACGTCCTCAAACTTCTTTAATTGGGGTTGATGTCGGTGAGTTGAGTGGCGAAGGTAAACTTGATGTCGCACTTGTTGATGACTTTAATAAAGTGATTGATGATTTTGATGTGATTGTGGACTTTACTGCACCAGCAAATACGTTAGCAAACCTAGAGTTATGTAAACAACACGGTAAGGCTATCGTGATTGGTACGACAGGCTTTAGTGAACAACAAAAGCAGCAGATTAGTGAATATGCTAAGTCAGTTTCTATTGTAATGGCTCCTAACTTTAGTGTCGGTGTTAACCTAGTATTTAAGTTGCTAGAGAAAGCAGCCAAAGTGATGGGCGATTATAGTGACATTGAAATCGTAGAAGCGCATCACCGTCATAAAGTGGATGCTCCATCGGGCACTGCTATCGGTATGGGCGAAGCCATTGCAGGGGCAATGGGTAATAATTTAGCGGATGTTGCAGTGTATGCTCGTGAAGGCATCACTGGTGAACGAACTCGTGACGAGATTGGTTTTGCAACTATCCGAGCTGGCGATATCGTCGGTGAGCATACTGCTATGTTTGCTGATATTGGTGAGCGCGTAGAGATTACTCATAAAGCGACGGATAGAATGACATTTGCCAATGGGGCAGTGCGTGCAGCACAGTGGTTGGGTGACAAACCGGTGGGTTTGTACAGCATGACCGATGTTCTCGATCTGAATAACATTTAAAAAAACGCCAGCAAATGCTGGCGTTTTTTTTGCATAAAATTATCTGGCGACATTTGTTTGAAAATGAGTGACTTTATATGATCTTTTATGCTGTTGAGTATCTTATTTAGTTGAAGCTACGTATTTGATCGGTTAAATCATGAGGGTAACGTTTTCTATTTCTCGAAAACGTATTTTCACTGATGACTGGTATGCTTTTCCTGTCTGTTGTTGAGAATGACTGTTAATTATCATTTTATATACAGGTTAAGTTTGCTTTTTAGGGGTTTCATATTCTAAATAAGCAATGATAGTAAAAAAAACACTTTTTATTGGTCGTTTAATTGACAATATTACACTGCATCATTAGAATGCCGTCAATTTGTCTGAGTTCAGCAAATGTGACCTGTCTCTATAATAGAGAAGGCGCTTGAAATTTAATTTATTAATTTCACATATTTATTTGTTTGGAGGTTGTCTTGAATAAGCCAGCAATATTGGTCCTAGAAGATGGGACTGTGTTCCGTGGTATCGCGATTGGAGCTGAAGGCTCTGCAATTGGAGAAGTTGTTTTTAATACCTCGATGACGGGGTACCAAGAAATTCTTACTGATCCATCCTATTCACAGCAAATCGTTACTCTTACTTACCCTCACATTGGCAATACCGGAACTAACTCCGAAGATGAAGAATCTACTTCTATTCATGCTCAAGGCCTTGTGATTCGCGACCTTCCTATCATCGCTTCTAATTTCCGTAGTGAACAAACACTTTCTGAATACCTTAAATCTCAAAACATTGTAGGTATTGCAGACATCGATACACGTAAACTGACTCGTATTTTACGCGAGAAGGGTGCGCAAAACGGTTGTGTGGTTGCGGGTAATAACCTTGACGAAGCTTTGGCACTGGCAAAAGCGAAAGATTTCCCTGGCCTAAAAGGCATGGATCTTGCGAAAGAAGTGACAACCAAAGAAACTTACCAATGGAAACAAGGTTCTTGGACGCTTGAAGGTGGTCTTCCTGAAGCGAAAGATGACTCTGAACTGCCATACCACGTAGTCGCTTATGACTTCGGTGCCAAGCGTAACATCCTACGTATGCTTGTTGACCGTGGCTGTCGCCTAACGGTTGTTCCTGCTGAAACTTCAGCGGAAGACGTATTAGCGCTGAACCCAGACGGTGTATTCCTGTCAAACGGCCCTGGTGACCCTGCTCCTTGTACTTATGCAATTGAAGCAACTAAAACTTTCCTAGATAAAGGCTTACCTATCTTTGGTATTTGTCTTGGTCACCAAATTCTAGCTTTGGCTTCTGGTGCAACCACTGTGAAGATGAAGTTTGGTCATCACGGTGCTAACCACCCGGTTAAAGACCTTGATCGCAACGTAGTAATGATTACTTCTCAGAACCACGGTTTTGCGGCTGACGAAGAGACGCTACCGGCTAACTTACGTGCAACGCATAAATCTCTATTTGATGGTTCATTGCAAGGTATTCACCGCACAGATAAGCCAGCGTTTAGCTTCCAGGGTCACCCTGAAGCAAGCCCTGGTCCACATGATGCGGCACCACTATTTGACCATTTCATTGACCTGATTAAAGAACATAAAGCGTAAGTTGGAGTAGAGAGAAAATGCCAAAACGTAATGACATAAAAAGCATTCTAATTTTAGGTGCTGGCCCGATCGTTATCGGTCAGGCGTGTGAGTTTGACTACTCTGGCGCTCAAGCGTGTAAAGCACTTCGTGAAGAAGGCTACCGAGTAATTCTAGTTAACTCAAACCCTGCAACAATCATGACTGACCCAGAGATGGCCGATGCAACTTACATCGAACCAATCCAATGGGAAGTGGTTCGTAACATCATTGCTAAAGAACGTCCTGATGCGGTACTGCCTACTATGGGCGGTCAAACTGCGCTTAACTGTGCTCTAGACCTAGAGAAACACGGCGTTCTTGCTGAATTTGATGTTGAGATGATTGGCGCAACTGCTGATGCTATCGACAAAGCTGAAGACCGTTCTCGCTTTGATAAAGCGATGAAGCACATTGGTCTTGAGTGTCCAACTGCTGATACAGCGAAGAGCATGGAAGAAGCTTACAAAGTTCTAGAAATGGTTGGCTTCCCTTGTATCATCCGTCCATCATTCACTATGGGTGGTACTGGTGGCGGTATCGCGTACAACAAAGAAGAATTTGAAGAAATTTGTCGTCGCGGTCTAGACCTTTCACCAACTAACGAGCTTCTAATCGATGAATCTCTAATTGGTTGGAAAGAGTACGAGATGGAAGTGGTTCGTGACAAAGCGGACAACTGCATCATCGTTTGTGCGATTGAAAACTTTGACCCTATGGGTATTCACACTGGTGACTCAATCACAGTGGCTCCAGCACAAACACTAACTGACAAAGAATACCAATTGATGCGTAACGCATCTCTTGCGGTACTGCGTGAAATCGGCGTAGAAACAGGTGGTTCAAACGTACAGTTTGGTATCAACCCGAAAGATGGCCGTATGGTTATCATCGAGATGAACCCACGTGTATCTCGTTCTTCTGCTCTAGCTTCTAAAGCAACAGGCTTCCCTATCGCTAAGATTGCGGCGAAACTGGCAGTAGGCTTTACGCTAGACGAATTGATGAATGACATCACTGGCGGCGCAACACCAGCCTCATTCGAACCAACTATCGATTACGTAGTCACTAAGATCCCTCGTTTTAACTTCGAGAAATTTGCTGGTGCTAACGACCGCCTAACTACACAGATGAAATCTGTGGGTGAAGTTATGGCGATTGGTCGTAACCAACAAGAGTCACTACAAAAAGCATTGCGTGGCCTAGAAGTTGGCGCAACAGGCTTTGACGAAATGGTTGACCTTGATGCTCCTGACGCACTGACTAAGATTCGTTACGAACTTAAAGAAGCAGGCGCTGAGCGTATCTGGTACATCGCTGATGCATTCCGTGCCGGCATGTCAGTTGACGGCGTATTCAACCTAACGGCAATTGACCGTTGGTACTTAGTTCAAATCGAAGAAATCGTTAAGCTTGAACAACAAGTTAAAGCGAACGGTTTTGCGGGTCTAAACAAAGACGTACTAAACCAACTGAAACGTAAAGGCTTTGCAGATGCTCGTTTGTCTAAGATCCTTGGTGTTGCAGAAAGCGAAATTCGTCGTCTACGTGACCAATACGAAATTCACCCTGTTTACAAGCGCGTAGATACTTGTGCGGCTGAATTCTCTTCAGATACGGCTTACATGTACTCATCTTACGATGACGAGTGTGAAGCAAACCCAACAGATAAAGACAAGATCATGATCTTAGGTGGCGGTCCAAACCGTATCGGCCAAGGCATCGAATTTGACTACTGTTGTGTACACGCATCACTAGCATTACGTGAAGACGGTTACGAAACTATCATGGTTAACTGTAACCCTGAGACAGTGTCTACTGACTACGATACGTCTGACCGTTTGTACTTCGAACCAGTAACTCTGGAAGATGTATTGGCTATCGCTCGTGTAGAGAAGCCTAAAGGCGTTATCGTACAGTACGGTGGTCAAACTCCACTGAAATTGGCTCGTGCTCTAGAAGCCGCTGGCGTGCCTATCATTGGTACTAGCCCTGACGCTATCGACCGCGCCGAAGACCGTGAGCGTTTCCAAGTTGCTGTTGACCGTTTAGGTCTACTACAACCACAAAATGCGACAGTAACCACAATGGAACAAGCGATTGAGAAGTCGCGTGAAATTGGTTACCCACTAGTGGTACGTCCTTCTTACGTACTTGGTGGTCGTGCGATGGAAATCGTATACGATGAGCAAGACTTACGTCGCTACTTTAACGAAGCAGTTAGCGTTTCAAACGAATCTCCAGTACTACTTGATAGCTTCCTTGATGATGCCGTTGAAGTGGACGTTGATGCCATTTGTGACGGTGAGCGCGTAGTGATTGGCGGTATCATGGAACACATCGAGCAAGCGGGCGTTCACTCTGGTGACTCTGCATGTTCACTTCCTGCTTACACGTTAAGCCAAGAAATCCAAGATGTGATGCGTGAGCAAGTTGAGAAACTGGCGTTTGAGCTAGGTGTTCGTGGTCTAATGAACACACAGTTTGCCGTTAAGAACAATGAAGTATACCTAATCGAAGTTAACCCTCGTGCAGCGCGTACTATCCCATTTGTTTCTAAAGCAACTGGTGCTCCAATTGCTAAGATTGCCGCTCGCGTAATGGCTGGTCAATCTCTAGAAGCTCAAGGCTTCACTAAAGAAGTGATTCCACCATACTACTCTGTTAAAGAAGTGGTTCTACCGTTCAACAAATTCCCTGGCGTTGACCCACTATTGGGCCCTGAGATGCGTTCAACAGGTGAAGTTATGGGGGTTGGCGCAACATTTGCTGAAGCGTACGCTAAAGCAGAACTTGGTTGTGGTCATGTGTACCCTGAAGGTGGTCGTGCACTGCTTTCTGTTCGTGAAGGTGACAAAGAGCGTGTTGTTGACTTAGCATCGAAGCTAACCAAATTAGGTTACCATTTAGATGCAACACACGGCACAGCGGTTATCCTTGGTGAAGCAGGTATCAACCCTCGTCTAGTGAACAAAGTACATGAAGGTCGTCCTCATATTCTTGACCGTATCAAGAACAATGAATACACCTACATTGTAAACACTGCTGCGGGTCGTCAAGCGATTGAAGACTCAAAAGTACTACGTCGTGGTGCTCTTGCTGAGAAAGTAAACTACACCACAACGCTAAACGCTGCATTTGCAACCTGTATGGCTCATACTGCGGACGCTAAAACTAGCGTAACTTCAGTACAAGAACTGCACGCAAAAGTGAAAGCAAGCTTAGCGTAACAACAAACTTTAAAAATAATAATCAGGCGGGGGTATTGCTCCCGTCATGACAACCTCATTTGCCCGCTTTTATAGCGGGCTTTTTTGTTTTTATAGCAACCTTATATAGTGACTTCATATCGCAATATCAATTGATGAAAATCAGGAATGAGTTGCTTTCTATTGTTTCGCTATTGTGATTTATCTCTCAGTGCTATCGTAGCGTTTCGATTTTTAGCGGATGGATGATGACCGATGGATGTAAGCATTGAGATACTTACGTTTTTATTTTTTGTAGCGGGCTTAGCCGGTTTTATTGATGCGATGGCAGGTGGCGGCGGGTTACTTACCTTACCGGCATTATTAGCCGCTGGCGTACCTCCTACGCATGCATTAGCCACCAATAAACTGCAAAGCTCGTTTGGTAGTTTCTCGGCGAGTTTCTATTTTGTGCGCAGTGGCTTAGTGAGCCTTAAAGAGATGCGTCTTGCTATTTTGTGTACTTTTATCGGTTCGGCGACTGGCGCAGAAGCGGTGCAGTATATTGATGCCAGTATTTTAACCAGTCTTATCCCCGCATTATTGATACTGATTTCGTTGTACTTTTTATTGTCACCACAAAACCGTGAAGCATCTGGTGAGCGAAAAATATCTGAAGCTATGTTCGCATTTTTCATCGGTGGCGGTATTGGTTTTTATGATGGCTTCTTTGGGCCGGGAACAGGTTCTATTTTTGCGGTTTGTTTTGTGGTGTTAGCCAACTGCTCGTTAGTAGAAGCAACAGCGCGCACTAAAGTATTGAACTTCACCTCGAATATTGCCGCATTAACCTTCTTTATTATTGCGGGTTTGCCAATCTGGAAAATTGGTTTAGTGATGGCGATTGGTGGGTTTATTGGTGCTCGTTGCGGCGCAAAAATTGTAGTGACCAAAGGACAGCGTTGGATCCGTCCGTTGGTGATTATTATGTCAATGACTATGGCAATGAAGCTGCTTTGGGAACAACATCAGCAATGGTTTCTATCATTGATTTCACTCTTTCATTCTTAAGCGATTTAGCTCTTACGCAAACATTGATAGGGCGGTTCAAAGGCTTTAGTTGTTCAAAGTAATAAAGATTTTGCGCCGCAATGTTGAGTGTTTTAATGGTCGATAGTGGAATCAGTGCGGGGGCTAATCCACCTAGCGCTAGGTTTGCCGCTGCTGTGTAGGAGTCCATTTCCATTAGTGGGCTCACGCCAAGTTTTGCCAATAGTTGCACTTGATAAGCATTGGCGGGGTTGGCTAAGTCATTACAGATAAGCTGGCTAGGCAGTTGTGGCAGGCTGTGTTTGCTAACAATATAAAAAGGCTCATCAAATAAGTGAAACACTTCCAGACCATGACTTTTTGGCAAATGACCCGCACAAAAACCGATAGTCACTCTACCTGATTGCACGTTTTCAACGATTCTTGGCGTATGATTAGTAGTGATGGTAAATGCACTTTCTAGCGCATTTATCGTTTCTATTTGCGATGATAGATACCCCGCAATCAGTGTCTCTGAGCAATCCATTTTAATAACCGCATCCGAAGATAAGCTCTGTTCATCGCTGATTAGACCTTGCAGTTCAATAAAGGTAGGCGCGACATTTTGGATAAGTGCTTGCGCGGCAGGGGTGAGTCTAATCAAGCGACCATCTGGCTCGACTAACTTTTTATCGAGTTTCTTTTCTAAGTTTGAAATACGTTTGCTGACCGCAGATTGGCTAATATACAGCTGAGAGCCAGTACGACTCATGGTCTTTTCTTTGTTCAACACTAATAGTGTTTCTATACCTTCTAAAAGCATACGGCACTCATGAATATATGGAATGGTTCTTATTTTAAACTAGGTGATTATGAGCTATGAAGCTAGGCTAAAGCCATAAATTTAGAAGAGAAATACAGATATTGTGTAATCTTCTAGTGCTTATGACTTTGTAGCTTGGAATGAGAGGTGCTGATAATTGCTGGCAGATTGAAGTTATCAGATTGCTATTTACTTAACGCAAATGTAGGCAATGACAAGTGCCAACGAATAGCGGCTAAGCGAATGAGTAAGGTTACAGCGATGCCACCTAACATAGCTTGTGTGCTATTGACGCCTAGTTCTAACAGCCCGGTATGGGTACAACCTCCAACAATACATGCGGTAGCGTACACTTCGCTACGCAAGATCATCGGGATTTCTCGCGCTAAAATATCGCGCAAGATCCCGCCGCCACAGCCTGTGAGTACGCCCATCATGACTGCTATCATGTACGAGTCTTGGTAGCTCAAGGCTTTTTCAACGCCAATGCCGACAAAGGCCGCCAACCCAATCGCATCACAAACGGGTAGTAAGTACCAAGCGATCCGTTTTGGTCTTCTGACGATCAGCATGGTGATCAAGCTGGTTATGATGATCACCCACACATAGGTGGTATTGCCAATCCAAAATACAGGAGTGGCACCTAGCATCATATCTCGAATAGTCCCCCCACCAATGGCGGTGACAGCTGCTAGCACAATCACGCCAAAGGGGTCCATTCTTAATCGACCGGCCAGCAATACTCCAGAAATAGCAAAGATGGCGGTACCAAAGAGGTCGATAAAGTACAGCAGGCTCATTACGCAGTTTTCACCAACGCAAGCATGTTCAGCACCATCTCAGATGAGCTCTTCGCCGCAAGAGGTAAGAACTCTTCAAAGCTCATTGGTGATTCTTTATCTGCCACATCAGAGATAGCACGCACGACCACAAAAGGAACCGCAAATTGATGACAAGTTTGAGCGATAGCCGAGGCTTCCATTTCTACTGCGATAACAGAAGGGAAGTCTGTGCGAATGCGTTGTTGCGCTTGTGCGGTGCAAACA is a genomic window of Vibrio neonatus containing:
- a CDS encoding DUF721 domain-containing protein; the protein is MRDHRPTLTEEVIKNTKLGAIQEHAAAINKLNNTVLELLPKEIRRYCRVANCRDSQLVLEVANASIMMKLNYDRLYLLSQLRQHGFARLVNIEIKVSPELYKSEQLFVAEKDLPSRPPLSQATADNLTMLAEIAPDKIKQRLRNIAKLANK
- the secA gene encoding preprotein translocase subunit SecA, encoding MITKLLTKVIGSRNERTLRRLRKIVKEINSYEPDYDKLSDEELKAKTVEFRQRLEKGETLEQLLPHAFATVREASKRVYGMRHFDVQLIGGMVLNDSEIAEMRTGEGKTLTATLPVYLNALTGKGVHVVTVNDYLASRDAETNRPLFEFLGMTVGVNIPNMAPPAKKEAYKADVLYGTNNEFGFDYLRDNMAFRAEDRVQRERFFAVVDEVDSILIDEARTPLIISGPAEDSSDLYTRINVLIPNLQKQDKEDSEDYRGDGHYTLDEKSKQVYLTETGQEYVEELMIQNGLMEEGDTLYSPANISLLHHVNAALRAHVLFERNVDYIVNEEGEVVIVDEHTGRTMPGRRWSEGLHQAVEAKEGVKIQNENQTLASITFQNYFRLYDKLSGMTGTADTEAFEFQSIYGLETVVIPTNKPMIRNDMPDVVYRTEEDKFAAIIEDIKDRVNAGQPSLVGTISIEKSELLSNALKEAKIKHNVLNAKFHEHEAEIVAGAGMPGAVTIATNMAGRGTDIVLGGNWKAKVEALENPTDEQVAEIKQEWRKIHDQVLASGGLHIIGTERHESRRIDNQLRGRSGRQGDAGSSRFYLSMEDSLLRIFTSDRMAGLIQSGMDEGEAIESKMLSRSIEKAQRKVEGRNFDIRKQLLEYDDVANDQRKVVYELRDELMEADDISEMIEHNRADVVESIIDEYIPPQSIEEMWDVSGLEKRLKTEFELELPLQTWLDEDDKLYEEVLREKILAATVAVYKEKEEAVGASVLRNFEKSVMLQSLDGLWKEHLAAMDHLRQGIHLRGYAQKNPKQEYKRESFELFEGLLTTLKSDVISILSKVRVQQQEEVERMEQQRQAQAEAAARLAKAQHQTAENQLAGDEQPAAAAQTPVRNEHKVGRNEPCPCGSGKKYKQCHGKIA
- the mutT gene encoding 8-oxo-dGTP diphosphatase MutT — translated: MKRVHIVAGIIFNPEKKQIYITKRPDHAHKGGFWEFPGGKVEQNESAADAIERELFEEIGICQLDSEVFQHFDFDYSDKALSFDFFVVHSFQGTPFGKEGQQGQWVNVADLANYAFPEANIPVVKSVIQHF
- the dapB gene encoding 4-hydroxy-tetrahydrodipicolinate reductase translates to METNVVVRIAVAGAAGRMGRNLVKATNIMEQATLGAANERPQTSLIGVDVGELSGEGKLDVALVDDFNKVIDDFDVIVDFTAPANTLANLELCKQHGKAIVIGTTGFSEQQKQQISEYAKSVSIVMAPNFSVGVNLVFKLLEKAAKVMGDYSDIEIVEAHHRHKVDAPSGTAIGMGEAIAGAMGNNLADVAVYAREGITGERTRDEIGFATIRAGDIVGEHTAMFADIGERVEITHKATDRMTFANGAVRAAQWLGDKPVGLYSMTDVLDLNNI
- the carA gene encoding glutamine-hydrolyzing carbamoyl-phosphate synthase small subunit, which codes for MNKPAILVLEDGTVFRGIAIGAEGSAIGEVVFNTSMTGYQEILTDPSYSQQIVTLTYPHIGNTGTNSEDEESTSIHAQGLVIRDLPIIASNFRSEQTLSEYLKSQNIVGIADIDTRKLTRILREKGAQNGCVVAGNNLDEALALAKAKDFPGLKGMDLAKEVTTKETYQWKQGSWTLEGGLPEAKDDSELPYHVVAYDFGAKRNILRMLVDRGCRLTVVPAETSAEDVLALNPDGVFLSNGPGDPAPCTYAIEATKTFLDKGLPIFGICLGHQILALASGATTVKMKFGHHGANHPVKDLDRNVVMITSQNHGFAADEETLPANLRATHKSLFDGSLQGIHRTDKPAFSFQGHPEASPGPHDAAPLFDHFIDLIKEHKA
- the carB gene encoding carbamoyl-phosphate synthase large subunit; protein product: MPKRNDIKSILILGAGPIVIGQACEFDYSGAQACKALREEGYRVILVNSNPATIMTDPEMADATYIEPIQWEVVRNIIAKERPDAVLPTMGGQTALNCALDLEKHGVLAEFDVEMIGATADAIDKAEDRSRFDKAMKHIGLECPTADTAKSMEEAYKVLEMVGFPCIIRPSFTMGGTGGGIAYNKEEFEEICRRGLDLSPTNELLIDESLIGWKEYEMEVVRDKADNCIIVCAIENFDPMGIHTGDSITVAPAQTLTDKEYQLMRNASLAVLREIGVETGGSNVQFGINPKDGRMVIIEMNPRVSRSSALASKATGFPIAKIAAKLAVGFTLDELMNDITGGATPASFEPTIDYVVTKIPRFNFEKFAGANDRLTTQMKSVGEVMAIGRNQQESLQKALRGLEVGATGFDEMVDLDAPDALTKIRYELKEAGAERIWYIADAFRAGMSVDGVFNLTAIDRWYLVQIEEIVKLEQQVKANGFAGLNKDVLNQLKRKGFADARLSKILGVAESEIRRLRDQYEIHPVYKRVDTCAAEFSSDTAYMYSSYDDECEANPTDKDKIMILGGGPNRIGQGIEFDYCCVHASLALREDGYETIMVNCNPETVSTDYDTSDRLYFEPVTLEDVLAIARVEKPKGVIVQYGGQTPLKLARALEAAGVPIIGTSPDAIDRAEDRERFQVAVDRLGLLQPQNATVTTMEQAIEKSREIGYPLVVRPSYVLGGRAMEIVYDEQDLRRYFNEAVSVSNESPVLLDSFLDDAVEVDVDAICDGERVVIGGIMEHIEQAGVHSGDSACSLPAYTLSQEIQDVMREQVEKLAFELGVRGLMNTQFAVKNNEVYLIEVNPRAARTIPFVSKATGAPIAKIAARVMAGQSLEAQGFTKEVIPPYYSVKEVVLPFNKFPGVDPLLGPEMRSTGEVMGVGATFAEAYAKAELGCGHVYPEGGRALLSVREGDKERVVDLASKLTKLGYHLDATHGTAVILGEAGINPRLVNKVHEGRPHILDRIKNNEYTYIVNTAAGRQAIEDSKVLRRGALAEKVNYTTTLNAAFATCMAHTADAKTSVTSVQELHAKVKASLA